In one Pseudomonas sp. MM211 genomic region, the following are encoded:
- a CDS encoding glutathione S-transferase family protein: MLKIWGRKNSTNVRKALWCAEEAGVGYQRLDAGGAFGVVDQPEFLARNPNGQVPVLEDGGLVLWESNSIVRYLAAAYAPDNLYREDPVSRANGDKWMDWTTSTFAGVFRDLFWGTLRTPVEHRDLAAIEAARQRCITLLAIPEQALGEHDYLSGDAFGMGDIPLGSFIYAWFEMPIERPPQPNLQAWYARLRERPAYQRAVMTELS, from the coding sequence ATGCTGAAGATATGGGGCCGCAAGAATTCCACCAATGTGCGCAAGGCGCTGTGGTGTGCGGAGGAGGCTGGCGTCGGCTATCAACGGCTGGATGCCGGCGGCGCGTTCGGGGTGGTTGATCAGCCCGAGTTTCTGGCGCGCAATCCCAACGGGCAGGTGCCCGTGCTCGAGGATGGTGGCCTGGTGCTCTGGGAGTCCAACAGCATCGTGCGTTACCTGGCGGCAGCTTACGCGCCGGACAACCTCTATCGCGAAGACCCTGTCAGCCGTGCGAATGGCGACAAGTGGATGGACTGGACCACGTCCACCTTTGCCGGCGTGTTCCGCGATTTGTTCTGGGGCACCTTGCGTACCCCGGTCGAGCATCGCGACCTTGCGGCCATCGAGGCTGCCCGGCAGCGTTGCATTACGCTTCTCGCGATACCCGAGCAGGCCCTGGGCGAGCATGACTATCTATCCGGCGACGCTTTCGGTATGGGCGACATTCCCCTTGGTAGCTTCATCTACGCCTGGTTTGAAATGCCCATCGAGCGACCACCGCAGCCCAACCTGCAGGCCTGGTACGCGCGGCTGCGCGAGCGACCGGCCTATCAGCGTGCGGTGATGACCGAGCTGAGCTGA
- a CDS encoding lysophospholipid acyltransferase family protein, which translates to MLFVLRMLMMSVHFIIAGILGLLLGLCRPFHPDNSRLCARFYSLPALRLLRIRVETDTRNLAEHSKPCVIIANHQSNYDLYVIGRVVPRRTVSIGKKSLKWVPLFGQLYWLAGNVLIDRGNAHKAKRSMLATTHTLQHENTSIWVFPEGTRNGGGELLPFKRGAFQMAVNAGVPIIPVCASSYVRSLRLNSWNSGKVMIRSLPEIPTAGLSMDDLPQLIETCRTRMQACIDSMDAELART; encoded by the coding sequence ATGCTTTTCGTACTGCGCATGCTGATGATGAGCGTGCATTTCATCATCGCAGGCATTCTCGGATTGCTATTGGGCCTATGCAGGCCCTTCCACCCGGATAACAGCCGCCTCTGCGCGCGCTTCTATTCTCTACCGGCACTGCGGCTGTTACGCATTCGGGTAGAGACCGATACACGCAACCTTGCTGAACACAGCAAACCCTGCGTGATCATCGCCAATCACCAGTCCAACTATGACCTGTATGTCATCGGTCGCGTGGTACCCAGGCGCACGGTGAGCATTGGCAAGAAGAGCCTTAAATGGGTGCCGCTGTTCGGCCAGTTGTATTGGCTGGCGGGTAATGTGCTGATCGACCGTGGCAATGCGCACAAAGCCAAGCGCTCGATGCTGGCCACCACCCATACGCTGCAGCACGAAAACACCTCGATCTGGGTATTTCCCGAAGGCACCCGCAATGGCGGCGGTGAACTGTTGCCCTTCAAGCGGGGCGCCTTCCAGATGGCCGTCAACGCGGGCGTACCGATCATCCCCGTATGTGCCAGCAGCTATGTGCGAAGCCTGCGCCTGAATAGCTGGAACAGTGGCAAGGTGATGATCCGTTCACTGCCCGAGATTCCCACTGCAGGCTTGAGCATGGATGACCTGCCTCAATTGATCGAAACCTGCCGTACACGCATGCAGGCGTGTATCGATTCGATGGATGCCGAGCTGGCTCGCACCTGA
- a CDS encoding acyl-CoA dehydrogenase, whose protein sequence is MLAVWLLVLVIGTAFLAHRRTAPLPALAIVAAYLLVMGAYSHAPGWLMVIFWLLWLAVALPLALPELRRKHFTAPLFAWFQKVLPPMSATEKDAIEAGTVWWDGELFSGRPNWDKLLAYPKAKLTAEEQAFIDGPTEELCAMVSEWEIGQRMDLPPEAWAHIKQHGFFALIIPKEYGGKGFSAYAHSQVAMKLATRSGDLASTVMVPNSLGPAELLLHYGTEEQRNHYLPRLARGDDIPCFALTGPLAGSDAGAMPDSGVICKGQWNGEEVVGLRLNWEKRYITLGPVATLLGVAFKAYDPEHLLGDKEELGISLALIPTDTPGVEIGRRHLPLGAAFMNGPNSGKDVFVPLEYLIGGPDYLGKGWMMLMNCLSVGRSISLPAVGTGAAKYTSLVTGQYSQVREQFNVPLSAFEGIQEALARIGGNAWLMDSARILTANAVDLGEKPSVLSAILKYHLTERGRECITHAMDVHGGKGIIMGPSNYLGRSWQGAPIFITVEGANILSRNLMIFGQGAIRCHPYVLKEMALAGREDREQALLEFDDLLMQHIGFAVSNAASTLILSLSLGLLGKVPGDRISRPYFRALNRLSAAFAMLADLSMMLLGGELKRRERLSARLGDVLSHLYLASAALKRYHDQDYPEHVRPLLHWALEESLGKAETAIDNLLSNFPNRFLGSALRVLVFPFGRRHQGPDDHLDAQVAAIIGRNAGDPALEELLEGCFRPSATDDPVGALQHAFNLLQEAQPLQKKLHKAVKAGQVRETPGQNEIETAVAAGVLTVEEGQQLQRAEVARRVVIDVDDFSKEELLPSEGKVR, encoded by the coding sequence ATGCTCGCTGTCTGGTTGCTCGTTCTGGTTATCGGTACGGCCTTCTTGGCCCACCGCCGCACGGCGCCCCTACCCGCCCTGGCAATCGTTGCCGCCTATCTGCTCGTCATGGGCGCCTACAGCCACGCGCCGGGCTGGCTGATGGTGATCTTCTGGCTGCTCTGGCTGGCGGTCGCCTTGCCCCTGGCGCTGCCGGAGCTGCGCCGCAAGCACTTCACCGCACCGCTGTTTGCCTGGTTCCAGAAGGTGCTGCCGCCGATGTCGGCCACCGAGAAGGACGCCATCGAGGCAGGCACCGTATGGTGGGATGGCGAGCTGTTCAGCGGCCGCCCCAACTGGGATAAGCTGCTGGCTTACCCGAAAGCCAAGCTGACCGCCGAGGAGCAGGCGTTCATCGACGGCCCGACCGAAGAGCTGTGCGCGATGGTCAGCGAGTGGGAAATCGGCCAGCGCATGGATCTGCCGCCTGAAGCCTGGGCGCACATCAAGCAGCATGGGTTCTTCGCCCTGATCATTCCCAAGGAATACGGCGGCAAGGGTTTTTCTGCCTACGCCCACTCCCAAGTGGCCATGAAGCTGGCCACCCGCAGCGGTGACCTCGCCTCCACCGTGATGGTGCCCAACTCCCTCGGCCCGGCCGAATTGCTGCTGCATTACGGCACCGAAGAACAGCGCAACCATTACCTGCCGCGCCTGGCCCGTGGCGACGATATCCCCTGCTTCGCCCTGACCGGCCCGCTGGCGGGTTCCGACGCGGGCGCCATGCCCGATAGCGGTGTGATCTGCAAAGGCCAGTGGAACGGCGAGGAAGTCGTCGGCCTGCGGCTGAACTGGGAAAAGCGCTACATCACCCTCGGCCCGGTAGCGACGCTGCTTGGCGTGGCCTTCAAGGCTTATGACCCGGAGCACCTGCTCGGCGACAAGGAAGAGCTGGGCATCAGCCTGGCACTGATTCCCACCGACACCCCCGGAGTCGAAATCGGCCGCCGCCACCTACCATTGGGCGCCGCCTTCATGAACGGCCCCAACTCCGGCAAGGATGTATTCGTACCCCTGGAATACCTGATCGGCGGGCCGGACTACCTCGGCAAGGGCTGGATGATGCTGATGAACTGCCTGTCGGTAGGTCGCTCCATCTCCCTGCCCGCCGTCGGCACCGGCGCCGCCAAGTACACCAGCCTGGTCACCGGCCAGTACAGCCAGGTGCGCGAGCAGTTCAACGTACCGCTGTCGGCCTTCGAAGGCATTCAGGAGGCGCTGGCTCGCATCGGCGGCAACGCCTGGCTGATGGACAGCGCACGCATCCTCACCGCCAATGCGGTGGATCTGGGCGAGAAGCCGTCGGTACTTTCGGCAATCCTCAAGTATCACCTAACCGAGCGTGGCCGCGAATGCATCACCCACGCCATGGACGTGCACGGCGGCAAGGGCATCATCATGGGCCCGAGCAACTACCTGGGCCGCTCCTGGCAAGGCGCGCCGATCTTCATCACCGTCGAGGGCGCCAACATCCTCTCGCGCAACCTGATGATCTTCGGCCAGGGGGCCATTCGCTGCCATCCCTACGTGCTCAAGGAAATGGCCCTGGCCGGTCGTGAAGACCGCGAGCAGGCGCTGCTGGAGTTCGACGACCTGCTGATGCAGCACATCGGCTTCGCCGTCAGCAACGCCGCCAGCACGCTGATCCTGAGCCTCAGCCTGGGCCTGCTCGGCAAGGTGCCGGGCGACCGTATCAGCCGCCCTTACTTCCGCGCGTTGAACCGCCTGAGCGCCGCCTTCGCGATGCTTGCCGACCTCAGCATGATGCTGCTGGGCGGCGAACTGAAGCGTCGCGAGCGCCTGTCGGCACGCCTGGGTGACGTACTCAGCCATTTGTATCTGGCCTCTGCGGCTCTCAAGCGTTATCACGACCAGGACTACCCGGAGCACGTCCGCCCGCTGCTGCATTGGGCGCTCGAGGAGAGCCTGGGCAAGGCCGAGACTGCCATCGATAATTTGCTCAGCAACTTCCCCAACCGCTTCCTGGGAAGTGCCCTGCGCGTGCTGGTCTTCCCCTTCGGCCGTCGTCACCAGGGCCCGGACGATCACCTCGACGCACAGGTCGCGGCGATCATCGGCCGCAACGCTGGCGATCCGGCACTCGAAGAACTGCTCGAGGGCTGCTTCCGCCCGAGCGCCACGGACGACCCGGTTGGCGCCCTGCAACACGCCTTCAATCTGCTGCAGGAAGCCCAACCGCTACAGAAGAAGCTGCACAAGGCCGTCAAGGCCGGGCAGGTTCGGGAAACGCCGGGGCAGAACGAAATCGAAACGGCAGTCGCTGCCGGCGTACTCACCGTCGAGGAAGGCCAGCAGTTGCAACGGGCTGAAGTTGCCCGTCGCGTGGTGATCGATGTCGATGACTTCAGCAAGGAAGAGCTGCTGCCGAGCGAGGGTAAAGTCAGGTAG
- a CDS encoding ABC transporter ATP-binding protein, which produces MSTALSIRQLTKTYGNGFQALHGLDLDVAEGDFFALLGPNGAGKSTTIGILSTLVNKSSGTVNVFGHDLDAQPAALKRCIGVVPQEFNFNQFEKVFDIVVTQAGYYGIPARLAKERAEQYLNQLGLWDKRDVASRELSGGMKRRLMIARALVHQPRLLILDEPTAGVDIELRRSMWSFLTDLNKQGITIILTTHYLEEAEQLCRNIGIIDHGRIVENTSMKALLGKLHVETFLLDLKHDLAAVPQLVGYPAKLVDHHTLEVQVDKSQGVTELFRQLSAHNIEVLSLRNKSNRLEELFVSLVEKNLSKVAI; this is translated from the coding sequence ATGAGTACTGCTCTGTCGATCCGGCAGCTGACCAAAACCTACGGCAATGGCTTCCAGGCCTTGCATGGCCTCGACCTCGATGTGGCCGAAGGTGATTTCTTTGCCTTGCTTGGCCCTAACGGTGCGGGTAAATCCACCACCATCGGCATCCTCTCGACGCTGGTGAACAAGTCCAGTGGCACGGTCAATGTGTTCGGCCATGACCTGGACGCCCAGCCTGCAGCGCTCAAGCGCTGCATCGGCGTGGTGCCCCAGGAATTCAACTTCAACCAGTTCGAGAAGGTCTTCGACATCGTCGTGACTCAGGCCGGTTACTACGGTATTCCTGCGCGCCTGGCCAAGGAGCGTGCCGAGCAGTACCTCAACCAGTTGGGTTTGTGGGACAAGCGCGACGTGGCTTCGCGGGAGCTGTCCGGCGGTATGAAGCGCCGACTGATGATCGCCCGGGCGCTGGTGCACCAGCCGCGGCTGCTGATCCTCGACGAGCCGACTGCGGGTGTCGACATCGAACTGCGGCGCTCGATGTGGAGCTTCCTCACCGACCTCAACAAGCAGGGCATCACCATCATCCTCACTACCCACTACCTGGAAGAGGCCGAGCAGCTGTGCCGCAACATCGGCATCATCGACCACGGGCGGATCGTCGAGAACACCAGCATGAAAGCGCTGCTGGGCAAACTGCACGTCGAGACCTTCTTGCTGGATCTGAAGCACGACCTGGCTGCCGTCCCGCAGCTTGTCGGCTATCCCGCCAAGCTGGTCGACCACCACACCCTCGAAGTGCAGGTGGACAAAAGCCAGGGCGTCACCGAGCTGTTCCGGCAATTGTCGGCACACAACATCGAGGTGCTGAGCCTGCGTAACAAGAGCAACCGCCTAGAGGAGCTGTTCGTGTCCCTGGTCGAGAAGAACCTGTCGAAGGTGGCCATATGA
- a CDS encoding ABC transporter permease, whose protein sequence is MSHEQSEFNANMVALRTIVYREVRRFMRIWPQTLLPPAITMVLYFVIFGNLIGRQIGDMDGFTYMEYIVPGLIMMSVITNAYGNVVSSFFGSKFQRSVEELMVSPVSPHTILIGYVTGGVLRGLAVGVIVTILSLFFTHLQVHHLGLTVLVVLLTATIFSLGGFVNAVFARNFDDISIIPTFVLTPLTYLGGVFYSITLLPPFWQTVSMANPVLHMVNAFRYGILGVSDIRIGTAIGFMLVATAVLYVLCVRLLVSGRGMRQ, encoded by the coding sequence ATGAGTCATGAGCAGTCCGAGTTCAACGCCAACATGGTGGCGTTGCGCACCATCGTCTACCGCGAAGTGCGCCGTTTCATGCGCATCTGGCCGCAGACCTTGCTGCCGCCAGCGATCACCATGGTTCTGTACTTCGTGATCTTCGGCAACCTGATCGGCCGGCAGATCGGCGACATGGATGGTTTCACCTATATGGAGTACATCGTGCCGGGGCTGATCATGATGTCGGTGATCACCAACGCCTATGGCAACGTGGTGTCGAGCTTCTTCGGCAGCAAGTTCCAGCGCTCGGTGGAGGAGTTGATGGTGTCGCCGGTGTCGCCGCATACGATTCTGATCGGCTATGTCACCGGCGGCGTGCTGCGCGGCCTGGCCGTGGGCGTGATCGTGACGATATTGTCGCTGTTCTTCACCCATCTGCAGGTGCACCACCTGGGGCTGACGGTGCTGGTGGTGCTGCTAACGGCGACGATCTTCTCGCTGGGCGGCTTCGTCAACGCGGTGTTCGCGCGCAACTTCGACGATATCTCGATCATCCCGACTTTCGTGCTGACGCCGCTGACCTACCTGGGCGGCGTGTTCTATTCGATCACCTTGTTGCCGCCGTTCTGGCAGACCGTATCGATGGCTAACCCGGTGCTGCACATGGTCAACGCCTTCCGTTACGGCATTCTCGGCGTATCGGACATCCGCATCGGTACCGCCATCGGCTTCATGTTGGTCGCCACGGCTGTGCTCTATGTGCTGTGTGTGCGTTTGCTGGTCAGCGGGCGCGGCATGCGCCAGTAA
- a CDS encoding magnesium and cobalt transport protein CorA, giving the protein MGEVVAAAVYSKGRKVSDIHLDEGRDWASKPEHFVWIGLHDPGSEELGNLQRQFNLHELALEDALQRHTRPKLETFGDALFLVLYSPVQVGDELTFVETQLFAGKGYVISARYGESAPYSRVRQRCEARPLLLEHGEDFVLYALLSFIIENYRPLMDIYYAELEQLEQTVLECAMTHTEVVRIQQLRRDLLRLRRNIGPLAEICQELQHLDFPFIDKNMRPYFRDVAIHVNRLLEDLTNLREMADHAIEIGLLLESSRQSVVQRKFAAWAAILAFPTAVAGIYGMNFHNMPELTWQYGYFAVLGVIGAGCVGLYASFRHYGWL; this is encoded by the coding sequence ATGGGCGAAGTCGTCGCAGCAGCCGTTTACAGCAAGGGCCGCAAGGTCAGCGATATCCATCTCGACGAAGGCCGCGATTGGGCAAGCAAGCCCGAGCACTTCGTGTGGATCGGCCTGCACGATCCTGGCAGCGAAGAGCTCGGCAACCTGCAGCGGCAGTTCAATCTGCATGAACTGGCCCTGGAAGACGCGCTGCAACGGCATACCCGCCCCAAGCTCGAGACCTTCGGCGATGCGCTGTTTCTGGTGCTCTATTCACCGGTGCAGGTCGGCGACGAACTGACCTTCGTGGAAACTCAGCTATTCGCCGGCAAAGGCTACGTGATCAGCGCCCGCTACGGCGAATCCGCGCCCTATTCCAGGGTGCGCCAGCGCTGCGAGGCACGGCCGCTGCTGCTTGAACACGGCGAAGACTTCGTGCTCTATGCCCTGCTCAGCTTCATCATCGAAAATTACCGACCGTTGATGGATATCTATTACGCCGAGCTGGAGCAGCTCGAACAGACGGTGCTGGAATGCGCCATGACCCATACCGAGGTGGTGCGCATTCAGCAACTGCGCCGCGACCTGTTGCGCCTGCGCCGCAATATTGGCCCGTTAGCGGAGATCTGCCAGGAGCTGCAACACCTGGACTTCCCCTTCATCGACAAGAACATGCGGCCGTACTTCCGTGACGTCGCCATCCACGTCAATCGCCTGCTCGAAGACCTTACCAACCTGCGCGAGATGGCCGATCACGCCATCGAGATTGGCCTGCTGCTGGAGTCGTCCCGGCAAAGCGTGGTGCAGCGCAAGTTCGCCGCCTGGGCAGCCATACTGGCCTTCCCCACAGCCGTCGCCGGCATCTATGGCATGAACTTCCACAACATGCCCGAGCTCACCTGGCAGTACGGCTATTTCGCAGTCTTGGGTGTGATCGGCGCAGGCTGCGTGGGCCTGTACGCCAGCTTCCGGCATTACGGCTGGCTGTAG
- the earP gene encoding elongation factor P maturation arginine rhamnosyltransferase EarP, producing MNSYLERERGVKWDVFCKVVDNYGDIGVTWRLARQLVADQGAEVRLWVDDLAALARICPQADAESTTQRLHGVEVRHWAPAWQATEPADVVIEAFACDLPADYVAAMAARPAPILWLNLEYLSAEGWVEGCHGLPSMQSNGLQKFFFFPGFTAGTGGLLREQSLLSGRDALQSDTGGRERFLESIGVRSDAGTRLVSLFAYENAALAGWLDALASDAASTHLLVPEGRILGDLQHWLGQQIGAGAVVRRGALSVQVLPFMQQDQYDALLWCCDLNLVRGEDSFVRAQWAGRPLVWHIYPQEEGAHWDKLEAFIALYCQGLSAEASAALRAVWQAWNAGEPMNDGWNAWLQCNDELAAHAQEWAKCQAVRADLAAALVQFYRNWL from the coding sequence ATGAATTCTTATCTTGAGCGGGAACGTGGCGTGAAGTGGGATGTTTTCTGCAAGGTCGTCGACAACTACGGCGATATCGGCGTGACCTGGCGGCTGGCCCGGCAGTTGGTGGCCGATCAGGGGGCTGAGGTGCGCCTGTGGGTCGATGACCTGGCAGCGCTGGCGCGTATCTGCCCGCAGGCGGATGCCGAGTCGACAACTCAGCGCCTGCACGGCGTCGAAGTACGTCACTGGGCACCGGCCTGGCAGGCGACCGAGCCGGCGGATGTGGTGATCGAGGCGTTCGCCTGTGATTTGCCCGCCGACTACGTGGCGGCTATGGCGGCAAGGCCCGCGCCGATTCTCTGGCTGAATCTGGAGTACCTGAGCGCCGAGGGCTGGGTTGAGGGCTGCCACGGGCTTCCTTCGATGCAGAGCAATGGTCTGCAGAAGTTCTTTTTCTTTCCTGGGTTTACTGCAGGCACCGGCGGGCTACTGCGTGAGCAGAGTCTGCTGAGCGGGCGCGATGCATTGCAGAGTGACACGGGTGGTCGCGAGCGCTTCCTTGAGTCGATTGGCGTGCGGTCAGATGCTGGTACTCGATTGGTTTCATTGTTCGCCTACGAAAATGCAGCGCTGGCTGGTTGGCTCGATGCCCTGGCTAGTGATGCCGCGTCGACTCATCTATTGGTGCCTGAAGGCCGGATACTCGGTGACCTGCAGCATTGGCTGGGGCAACAGATAGGCGCGGGTGCGGTGGTGCGGCGGGGGGCGTTAAGCGTGCAGGTGCTGCCCTTCATGCAGCAAGATCAATACGACGCGTTGCTCTGGTGCTGCGACCTGAATCTGGTGCGCGGTGAAGATTCCTTCGTGCGCGCGCAGTGGGCCGGGCGACCGCTCGTCTGGCATATCTACCCGCAGGAGGAGGGCGCGCACTGGGACAAGCTGGAGGCTTTCATAGCGTTGTACTGCCAGGGCCTTTCTGCCGAAGCCAGCGCAGCGCTACGGGCCGTGTGGCAAGCTTGGAATGCTGGCGAGCCAATGAATGACGGCTGGAACGCGTGGCTACAGTGCAACGATGAGCTGGCCGCCCACGCCCAGGAGTGGGCGAAGTGCCAGGCGGTACGTGCAGATCTTGCCGCGGCGCTGGTGCAGTTTTACCGAAATTGGCTATGA
- a CDS encoding crotonase/enoyl-CoA hydratase family protein, protein MSDLISYQLDDGIATLTLNNGKVNAISPAVIEAFNAALDRATQDKAIVILTGQPGILSGGYDLKVMTSGPQNAIDLVAAGSTLARRMLAHPYPIIVACPGHAVAKGAFLLLSSDYRIGVEGAFSIGLNEVQIGMTMHHVGIELARDRLRKSAFHRSVINGEMFDPQSAVDAGFLDKVVPAEQLLASALAVAAQFKKINMNAHRKTKLKVRAALLETLDKSIELDKQHAL, encoded by the coding sequence ATGAGCGACCTGATCAGCTACCAACTCGATGACGGCATCGCCACCCTGACCTTGAACAACGGCAAGGTGAATGCCATTTCTCCTGCGGTGATCGAGGCCTTCAATGCAGCCTTGGATCGCGCCACCCAGGACAAGGCCATCGTGATCCTCACCGGACAACCGGGCATTCTTTCCGGTGGTTACGACCTGAAGGTAATGACCTCTGGCCCGCAGAATGCCATCGACCTGGTAGCCGCGGGTTCGACCCTGGCGCGGCGCATGCTCGCTCATCCTTATCCGATCATCGTCGCCTGCCCGGGCCACGCGGTAGCCAAAGGTGCGTTCCTGCTGCTTTCCAGTGATTACCGCATCGGTGTCGAGGGCGCCTTCAGCATCGGCCTCAACGAAGTACAGATCGGCATGACCATGCACCATGTCGGTATTGAGCTAGCCCGTGATCGCCTGCGCAAGTCCGCGTTCCATCGCTCGGTAATCAATGGCGAGATGTTCGATCCGCAGAGCGCAGTGGATGCTGGTTTCCTCGACAAGGTGGTGCCCGCCGAGCAGTTGCTCGCCTCCGCCCTGGCCGTGGCGGCGCAGTTCAAGAAGATCAACATGAACGCCCACCGCAAGACCAAGCTCAAGGTACGCGCCGCGCTGCTGGAAACCCTCGACAAGTCTATCGAGCTGGATAAGCAGCACGCCTTGTAA